The following proteins are co-located in the Chromatiales bacterium genome:
- the dut gene encoding dUTP diphosphatase, translated as MHKVEVKILDPRIGSEFPLPAYATPGSAGMDLRACLDEAITLEPGDTHLVPTGIAIHIGDPGLAATILPRSGLGHKHGIVLGNLVGLIDSDYQGQLFVSCWNRGREAFSLAPGERLAQLVFVPVVQAQLEVVDEFHESERGEGGFGSSGRH; from the coding sequence ATGCACAAGGTAGAAGTCAAGATCCTGGATCCCCGCATCGGCAGCGAATTCCCCCTGCCCGCCTATGCCACCCCCGGCTCGGCCGGCATGGACCTGCGCGCCTGCCTCGATGAGGCCATCACCCTCGAGCCGGGCGACACCCACCTCGTACCCACCGGCATCGCCATCCACATCGGCGACCCGGGCCTGGCGGCGACGATCCTGCCGCGCTCCGGGCTGGGTCACAAGCACGGCATCGTGCTCGGCAACCTGGTCGGCCTGATCGACTCGGACTACCAGGGCCAGCTCTTCGTCTCCTGCTGGAACCGCGGCCGCGAGGCCTTCAGCCTGGCCCCCGGCGAGCGCCTCGCCCAGCTCGTGTTCGTACCGGTCGTGCAGGCGCAGCTCGAGGTCGTGGACGAATTCCACGAGAGCGAGCGCGGCGAAGGCGGCTTCGGCTCCTCGGGCCGCCACTGA
- a CDS encoding phosphomannomutase/phosphoglucomutase, translating into MPGVPASLFRAYDVRGRVGETLTPGIARQLGRAFGSEVRARDFPEVVVGRDARPSSQPLATALIAGLRQCGVDVIDLGEVPTPVLSFALEHLGTGTGVMVTGSHNPSDYNGFKFTLAGRALHGDGIQHLRARIEEAHYTHGQGGLRQSEVTAAYLDRVLRDLRLARPLKVALDCGNGIAAAVAPAVLRRLGCQVVECHCEVDGRFPHHHPDPSRPENLADLIDTVRREGCDLGLALDGDGDRLGVVDERGDIIWPDRVLMRLAIDLLARHPGAVVIHDVKCSRHLPAVIRAHGGESLMSRSGHSFLRARLAEEPRALLAGELSGHFFYRDGWYGFDDAIYVGARLLTILAADPAPVSQQFAVLPHDPATPELQIRFDHEGAQHQFMQRLSEDVAFPGAEVSCLDGIRADFPWGFGLVRASNTTPTLTLRFEADEAAHLARIQDLFRQKLLAVDPTLALPF; encoded by the coding sequence ATGCCCGGCGTCCCCGCGAGCCTGTTTCGCGCCTATGACGTGCGCGGCCGCGTCGGCGAGACGCTGACCCCCGGCATCGCCCGGCAACTGGGCCGGGCCTTCGGCAGCGAGGTACGGGCGCGCGACTTCCCCGAGGTGGTGGTGGGACGCGATGCGCGCCCCTCCAGCCAGCCCCTGGCCACCGCCCTCATCGCGGGTCTGCGCCAGTGCGGCGTGGACGTCATCGACCTGGGCGAGGTGCCCACGCCGGTGCTCTCCTTTGCCCTGGAGCACCTGGGCACCGGTACCGGCGTGATGGTCACCGGCAGCCACAACCCGTCCGACTACAACGGCTTCAAGTTCACCCTGGCCGGCCGCGCCCTGCACGGGGACGGCATCCAGCACCTGCGGGCACGCATCGAGGAGGCACACTACACGCACGGCCAGGGCGGCCTGAGGCAGTCCGAGGTGACGGCCGCCTACCTCGATCGCGTACTGCGCGACCTGCGGCTGGCCCGCCCGCTTAAGGTGGCGCTGGACTGCGGCAACGGCATCGCCGCCGCGGTGGCCCCCGCGGTGCTGCGCCGGCTCGGCTGCCAGGTGGTGGAGTGCCACTGCGAGGTGGACGGCCGCTTCCCCCACCATCACCCCGACCCGTCGCGGCCGGAGAACCTCGCCGACCTGATCGACACGGTGCGCCGCGAGGGCTGCGACCTCGGCCTGGCGCTGGACGGCGACGGCGACCGCCTGGGCGTGGTGGATGAACGGGGGGACATCATCTGGCCCGATCGCGTGCTCATGCGCCTGGCCATCGACCTGCTGGCACGACACCCGGGGGCCGTGGTCATCCACGACGTCAAGTGCTCGCGCCACCTGCCCGCCGTGATCCGCGCCCATGGCGGCGAGTCGCTGATGAGCCGCAGCGGCCACTCCTTCCTGCGCGCCCGGCTCGCGGAGGAGCCCCGCGCCCTGCTGGCCGGCGAGCTCAGCGGTCACTTCTTCTATCGCGACGGCTGGTACGGTTTCGACGACGCGATCTATGTCGGTGCCCGGCTGCTGACGATCCTGGCCGCCGACCCCGCGCCCGTCAGCCAGCAGTTCGCGGTACTGCCCCACGACCCGGCCACCCCCGAACTGCAGATCCGCTTCGACCACGAGGGCGCGCAGCACCAGTTCATGCAGCGCCTGAGCGAGGACGTCGCCTTTCCCGGCGCCGAGGTCAGCTGCCTCGACGGCATCCGGGCGGATTTCCCCTGGGGTTTCGGCCTGGTACGCGCCTCCAACACCACGCCCACGCTCACGCTGCGTTTCGAGGCGGACGAGGCAGCCCACCTCGCCCGGATCCAGGACCTCTTCCGGCAAAAGCTGCTGGCCGTGGACCCGACGCTGGCCCTGCCGTTCTGA
- the argB gene encoding acetylglutamate kinase — MDTKNAHNIARVLIEALPYIQRFADKTVVIKYGGNAMVDEDLKKSFARDVVLLKQVGINPVIVHGGGPQIGRLLEQLGKKSEFVEGMRVTDRETMDVVQMVLGGLVNKEIVNLINQIGGRAVGLTGKDGGLIRARQLKISRKSPELQEPEIIDLGHVGEVASIDPGIVHMLDNGDFIPVVAPIGVGEDGTSYNINADLVAGKLASVLGAEKLMLLTNTPGVLDKEGKLLTGLSASAVEDLIADGTIHGGMLPKIRCALDAVASGVKTAHIIDGRVEHAVLLELFTDQGVGTLIRS; from the coding sequence ATGGACACCAAGAACGCCCACAACATCGCCCGGGTCCTGATCGAGGCCCTGCCCTACATCCAGCGCTTCGCCGACAAGACCGTCGTCATCAAGTACGGCGGCAACGCGATGGTGGACGAAGACCTGAAGAAGAGCTTTGCGCGTGACGTGGTCCTGCTCAAGCAGGTGGGCATCAACCCGGTGATCGTTCACGGTGGCGGGCCGCAGATCGGCAGGCTGCTGGAACAGCTCGGCAAGAAGTCCGAGTTCGTCGAGGGCATGCGCGTCACCGACCGCGAGACCATGGACGTGGTGCAGATGGTGCTGGGCGGGCTGGTGAACAAGGAGATCGTCAACCTGATCAACCAGATCGGCGGACGCGCCGTCGGCCTGACCGGCAAGGACGGCGGCCTGATCCGCGCCCGCCAGCTGAAAATCTCGCGCAAGTCACCGGAGCTGCAGGAGCCGGAGATCATCGACCTCGGACATGTCGGCGAGGTCGCCTCCATCGACCCCGGCATCGTGCACATGCTGGATAACGGCGACTTCATCCCGGTGGTCGCGCCGATCGGCGTGGGCGAGGACGGCACCTCCTACAACATCAATGCCGACCTGGTGGCCGGCAAGCTCGCCTCGGTACTGGGGGCGGAGAAGCTCATGCTGCTGACCAACACGCCGGGCGTGCTGGACAAGGAAGGCAAGCTGCTGACCGGGCTGTCGGCCAGCGCGGTGGAGGACCTGATCGCGGATGGCACCATCCACGGCGGCATGTTGCCGAAGATCCGCTGCGCGCTGGATGCGGTGGCCTCGGGGGTGAAGACCGCGCACATCATCGATGGACGCGTGGAGCACGCGGTACTGCTGGAGCTGTTCACGGACCAGGGCGTCGGTACCCTGATCCGCAGCTGA
- a CDS encoding DUF4124 domain-containing protein, translating into MRHTAIALVIAGTLVSGNAWSALYRWVDEDGTVHYSDKLPPEAIQREREVLDDQGRRVNMYPAAKTPAQKAEEARQREAAAAEQARLDEEKRKDRVLLQTFTTVEEIEMARDDRLAQIEAQIAITESKLERLRREQNQLKQRVEAIEKQGNPVPPQLQENYDTARQSLLDNEKFLQERRAEHTELAEKFAADIERFKVLKAEEADGGPR; encoded by the coding sequence ATGCGCCACACGGCAATCGCGCTGGTCATTGCCGGGACACTGGTCTCGGGTAATGCCTGGTCGGCGCTGTATCGCTGGGTGGACGAGGACGGCACCGTGCACTACAGCGACAAGCTGCCGCCCGAGGCGATCCAGCGTGAACGCGAGGTGCTGGACGACCAGGGCCGGCGGGTGAACATGTATCCGGCGGCCAAGACCCCGGCCCAGAAGGCCGAGGAGGCGCGTCAGCGCGAGGCGGCCGCGGCCGAGCAAGCACGTCTGGACGAAGAGAAACGCAAGGATCGTGTGCTGCTGCAGACCTTCACCACTGTGGAGGAGATCGAGATGGCGCGCGACGACCGCCTGGCCCAGATCGAGGCGCAGATCGCGATCACCGAGAGCAAGCTCGAACGCCTGCGTCGCGAGCAGAACCAGCTCAAGCAGCGGGTCGAGGCCATCGAGAAGCAGGGCAACCCGGTGCCGCCGCAGCTGCAGGAAAACTACGACACGGCCCGTCAGTCGCTGCTCGACAACGAGAAGTTCCTGCAGGAGCGCCGTGCCGAGCACACCGAGCTCGCGGAGAAATTCGCCGCCGACATCGAGCGGTTCAAGGTGCTGAAGGCCGAAGAGGCGGACGGCGGGCCCCGCTAG
- a CDS encoding sulfite exporter TauE/SafE family protein produces MTSAIAVWRITRTLLTFIALRLVIEQIRRPHHSSRGHILDLVQQFWLFVIALVANLFSAFSGGGAGLVQLPALIFLGLPFPVALATHKVASVALGLGATLRHRREGGIDWRFAGFILICGLPGVVLGASIILSVPDRAAEIALGILTSALGIYSILRPSLGQEARRKHRDRRGFLIGGSVLFLIGALNGSLTSGTGLFVTLWLIGWFGLDYRAAVTYTLILVGLFWNGMGALTLGLLGEIAWDWLPALLLGSLLGGYLGAHLAIKKGNRWIKRGFEVVTLAVGAKLIIG; encoded by the coding sequence ATGACCAGCGCGATTGCCGTGTGGCGCATCACCCGTACTCTCCTGACGTTCATTGCACTCCGCCTTGTTATAGAGCAGATTAGGCGGCCCCACCATTCATCCCGGGGCCACATCTTGGATCTCGTCCAGCAATTCTGGCTGTTTGTCATCGCGCTCGTCGCAAACCTGTTTTCCGCCTTCTCGGGCGGGGGCGCGGGCCTCGTCCAGCTGCCGGCACTGATCTTTCTCGGCCTGCCGTTTCCCGTCGCCCTGGCCACCCACAAGGTCGCGAGCGTGGCCCTCGGCCTTGGCGCCACCCTGCGTCACCGGCGCGAGGGGGGCATCGACTGGCGCTTCGCCGGTTTCATCCTGATCTGCGGCCTGCCCGGGGTGGTGCTCGGGGCCAGCATCATCCTCTCGGTACCGGACCGCGCGGCCGAGATCGCCCTGGGCATCCTCACCAGTGCGCTCGGCATCTATTCCATCCTGCGCCCCAGTCTAGGGCAGGAGGCCCGCCGAAAGCACCGCGACCGGCGGGGTTTTCTGATAGGCGGTAGCGTTCTGTTCCTGATTGGCGCGCTCAACGGCTCGCTCACCTCGGGCACCGGGCTGTTCGTCACGCTCTGGCTGATCGGCTGGTTCGGGCTGGATTACCGTGCCGCCGTCACCTACACGCTGATCCTGGTGGGGCTGTTCTGGAACGGGATGGGGGCACTCACGCTCGGCCTGCTCGGCGAGATCGCCTGGGACTGGCTGCCGGCCCTGCTGCTGGGTTCGCTGCTGGGGGGCTACCTCGGCGCGCACCTGGCCATCAAGAAGGGCAACCGCTGGATCAAGCGCGGCTTCGAGGTCGTGACGCTCGCGGTGGGCGCCAAGCT